A part of Candidatus Deferrimicrobium borealis genomic DNA contains:
- a CDS encoding NAD(P)-dependent glycerol-3-phosphate dehydrogenase — MLAGRHGSVTLWAHETEVCADLRDRRENRAFLPGIVLPPAIRPTADLAEAVSGKSVVVFAVPSHHLRQVAARTAAHLAPDACLVSLAKGVENGTLKRMTEVLAETFPEHALRVAALSGPTFAREVAEGKPTGATVAARDLSVARRLQHALSGARFRLYADDDVTGIEIGGALKNVMAIAAGMADGLGFGHNARALLISRGLAEISRLGVRLGAHPQTFAGLAGMGDLVLTCTGDLSRNRTVGMRVGRGEGIGEVLAGMTMVAEGVRTAVSAVELSRRTGVPMPISEQVHCILHEGKDAREAVSALFSRALKREKE, encoded by the coding sequence ATGCTCGCCGGGCGGCACGGATCGGTCACTCTGTGGGCGCACGAGACGGAGGTGTGCGCCGACCTCCGGGATCGGCGGGAAAACCGCGCCTTCCTGCCGGGGATCGTCCTTCCTCCGGCGATCCGGCCGACGGCCGACCTCGCGGAAGCGGTTTCCGGGAAGTCCGTGGTGGTCTTCGCCGTCCCGTCCCATCACCTGCGGCAGGTGGCGGCACGGACGGCGGCGCACCTTGCCCCCGACGCGTGCCTCGTCTCCCTGGCCAAGGGGGTGGAGAACGGGACACTCAAACGGATGACGGAGGTGCTCGCCGAAACATTCCCGGAGCATGCCCTCCGTGTGGCGGCGCTTTCCGGCCCGACCTTCGCCCGCGAGGTTGCGGAGGGGAAGCCGACGGGGGCGACGGTGGCCGCGCGCGACCTCTCCGTCGCGCGGCGGCTGCAGCACGCGTTGTCCGGTGCCCGCTTCCGTCTCTACGCCGACGACGACGTGACGGGGATCGAGATCGGCGGGGCGCTGAAAAACGTGATGGCGATCGCCGCGGGGATGGCCGACGGGCTGGGGTTCGGCCACAACGCGCGCGCGCTCCTCATCTCCCGGGGGCTCGCCGAGATCTCCCGGCTGGGCGTCCGCCTCGGGGCGCATCCGCAGACGTTCGCGGGGCTCGCGGGGATGGGGGACCTGGTCCTCACCTGCACGGGCGACCTCTCGCGGAACCGGACCGTGGGGATGCGCGTGGGGCGGGGGGAGGGGATCGGCGAGGTCCTCGCCGGGATGACGATGGTCGCCGAGGGGGTCCGTACGGCGGTTTCCGCCGTGGAGCTGTCGCGCCGAACGGGAGTGCCGATGCCGATCTCGGAACAGGTGCACTGCATTCTCCACGAGGGGAAAGACGCCCGGGAAGCGGTGAGCGCGCTCTTTTCCCGGGCGCTGAAGCGGGAGAAGGAGTAG
- a CDS encoding peptidyl-prolyl cis-trans isomerase gives MTRTGTIIAAAVAALLLSPGAAFPRVIDGVVALVNGEPVTFSEVRESVAEGMGIPVGDADALLREEPDSRAVLRWIEGLVDSVLVRKELEKQGHPIAETEIDKAVESVRKANGMSEAQFSELLGKEGITLPAYRRRVRWQMERGAIVRARKYKEVMVTESEVRDYFRESGERFLVGAKVRLETLFFPIASSPSAALDAAQARIAVQQAAEAIREGRTFAEAEASVRGTFPNVQLLDTGFVTTEDLLPELQREVRRLRAGESSPPFSTETGAYLLRVVERQGGTPGDFSAVKDALTEELTDRRSEKAYSDILSELKRSASIDVRL, from the coding sequence GTGACGCGAACGGGAACGATCATCGCGGCGGCCGTCGCGGCGCTGCTCCTTTCCCCGGGGGCGGCGTTCCCCCGCGTGATCGACGGCGTCGTCGCGCTGGTGAACGGAGAGCCGGTCACTTTTTCCGAGGTGCGGGAATCGGTGGCGGAAGGGATGGGAATCCCGGTGGGGGACGCGGATGCGCTCCTGCGCGAGGAGCCCGACTCCCGCGCGGTGCTGCGCTGGATCGAGGGCCTCGTCGATTCCGTCCTGGTGCGCAAGGAACTGGAGAAACAGGGCCACCCGATCGCGGAGACGGAGATCGACAAGGCCGTCGAATCCGTCCGGAAGGCGAACGGCATGAGCGAGGCGCAGTTCAGCGAACTGCTCGGCAAGGAGGGGATCACCCTTCCCGCGTACCGCCGCCGCGTCCGGTGGCAGATGGAGCGCGGCGCGATCGTCCGGGCGCGCAAGTACAAGGAGGTCATGGTCACGGAAAGCGAGGTGCGCGACTACTTCCGGGAGAGCGGGGAACGGTTCCTGGTCGGTGCGAAGGTCCGGCTCGAGACGCTCTTCTTCCCGATCGCCTCTTCCCCGTCCGCGGCCCTGGACGCCGCGCAGGCGCGGATCGCCGTGCAGCAGGCGGCCGAGGCGATCCGGGAGGGACGCACCTTCGCCGAGGCGGAGGCATCGGTTCGCGGGACGTTTCCCAACGTCCAGCTCCTCGACACCGGCTTCGTGACGACCGAGGATCTTCTCCCGGAGCTGCAGCGGGAGGTTCGACGCCTGCGGGCCGGGGAATCGTCCCCGCCGTTCTCGACCGAGACGGGGGCGTATCTGCTGAGGGTCGTCGAGCGCCAGGGGGGGACGCCCGGGGATTTCTCCGCGGTGAAGGACGCGTTGACCGAGGAGCTCACCGACCGCCGCAGCGAGAAGGCGTATTCCGACATCCTCTCGGAGCTGAAGCGGTCGGCCTCGATCGACGTCCGTCTCTGA
- a CDS encoding peptidylprolyl isomerase encodes MFPAHAVARYALIAALLWGCSPAPSNRPDADVVVAEVDGASVVLKDVKNEILSMRGYTPSLEARGPSRGEVSEAVRRAIERTVVLREGQRRGVTLPAGSLEEEVMRFRADFPPGGLEKALLQAGMEPDAWREQLRRSLLYRRSADAIAAAGATVTPQEVEAEFRKERNPATVPERVRVRQYLFDSAESAAVAREKLQAGRLAGGDVGDPSAEGVDLGSFGRDELPPEIPGGVFDLPEGGVSEPVPGDGVTSLFRVTRREAAGTQTLASEEERIRESILAPRREAAFRRWLAQATTGAKVKVNAELLQKLVEGKR; translated from the coding sequence GTGTTCCCTGCCCATGCCGTGGCCCGGTACGCGCTGATCGCCGCGTTGCTGTGGGGATGTTCTCCCGCACCGTCGAACCGGCCCGATGCCGATGTCGTCGTCGCGGAGGTGGACGGCGCATCCGTCGTCCTGAAGGACGTCAAGAACGAGATTCTCTCGATGCGCGGCTACACGCCGTCCCTCGAGGCCCGGGGACCCTCCCGTGGAGAGGTTTCCGAGGCGGTCCGGCGGGCGATCGAGCGGACCGTCGTCCTGCGCGAGGGGCAGCGACGGGGGGTCACGCTTCCCGCGGGATCCCTCGAGGAAGAGGTGATGCGGTTCCGGGCGGACTTCCCGCCGGGGGGGCTCGAGAAGGCGCTCCTCCAGGCGGGGATGGAACCCGACGCGTGGCGGGAGCAGCTCCGGCGTTCCCTCCTGTACCGGCGGTCGGCCGACGCCATCGCGGCGGCCGGGGCGACGGTGACCCCGCAGGAGGTGGAGGCGGAGTTCCGGAAGGAACGGAATCCCGCGACGGTTCCGGAGAGGGTCCGCGTACGGCAATATCTCTTCGATTCCGCCGAGAGCGCGGCCGTCGCGCGGGAGAAGTTGCAGGCCGGGAGGCTCGCGGGCGGAGACGTCGGAGACCCTTCCGCAGAGGGAGTCGACCTCGGGTCCTTCGGCCGCGACGAACTCCCGCCGGAGATTCCGGGCGGGGTGTTCGACCTTCCGGAGGGCGGCGTCAGCGAGCCGGTTCCCGGGGATGGCGTGACGAGCCTGTTCCGGGTCACGCGGAGGGAAGCGGCCGGGACGCAGACGCTGGCCAGCGAAGAGGAGCGGATCCGGGAGTCGATCCTCGCGCCCCGGCGGGAGGCGGCGTTCCGCCGTTGGCTGGCGCAGGCGACCACGGGGGCGAAGGTGAAGGTGAACGCGGAGCTGCTGCAAAAACTGGTGGAGGGGAAACGGTGA
- a CDS encoding peptidylprolyl isomerase codes for MRKMPVLFIIFAFVASACGGAPGSGSQGKVLAVVDGDPITEATLMKEVENLPPYVRPILETAAGRAQFLESVITRDLLMREALRRGIDRRSEVADRIGMARKSIVLEALLRDVAEKAPGLSDDALRKIYDANPALHQVGERVRVSHMLFRDKARALEILRRAKAGEPFESLMKEVAGGDGEVAADLGEIERGNFVKEFEAAAFATEPGAVTGPVKTTYGYHVIKVYERSPAGTISFEEMKPKLLAEQREQAQRDAFEGLIAGLRKQATVRVLYKPEAPPVPPGAKAPGTAPVAPKDAPPSQGK; via the coding sequence ATGCGGAAGATGCCGGTTCTGTTTATTATTTTCGCTTTCGTCGCATCCGCCTGCGGGGGCGCCCCCGGGAGCGGATCGCAGGGGAAGGTTCTCGCCGTGGTGGACGGGGACCCGATCACGGAGGCGACCCTCATGAAAGAGGTGGAGAATCTTCCCCCCTACGTGCGGCCGATCCTCGAAACCGCCGCGGGCAGGGCGCAGTTTCTGGAGAGCGTCATCACCCGCGACCTGCTGATGCGAGAGGCGTTGCGGCGAGGGATCGATCGCCGCTCCGAAGTGGCCGACCGGATCGGCATGGCGCGCAAGTCGATCGTCCTCGAGGCGCTGCTGCGCGACGTGGCCGAAAAGGCCCCCGGGCTTTCCGACGATGCGCTGCGCAAGATCTACGACGCGAACCCCGCCTTGCACCAGGTGGGGGAGCGGGTGCGGGTGAGCCACATGCTCTTCCGGGACAAGGCCCGCGCGCTCGAGATCCTTCGCCGCGCGAAGGCGGGGGAGCCGTTCGAATCGCTGATGAAGGAAGTCGCGGGCGGGGACGGCGAGGTCGCCGCGGATCTCGGGGAGATCGAGCGCGGGAACTTCGTGAAGGAATTCGAGGCGGCGGCCTTCGCCACCGAACCCGGCGCGGTGACGGGCCCCGTCAAGACCACGTACGGGTACCACGTGATCAAGGTGTACGAGAGATCACCCGCGGGCACCATTTCGTTCGAGGAGATGAAGCCGAAGCTCCTCGCCGAGCAGCGGGAGCAGGCGCAGCGGGACGCCTTCGAGGGGCTGATCGCGGGCCTGAGGAAACAGGCGACGGTGCGTGTCCTCTACAAGCCGGAGGCGCCTCCGGTCCCCCCGGGGGCGAAAGCGCCGGGGACGGCGCCGGTCGCGCCGAAGGACGCCCCTCCTTCGCAGGGGAAGTAA
- the mfd gene encoding transcription-repair coupling factor, translated as MMFPLPRLSFEHVALALAKRGTSPCVQWMRIPSGARSFLAARLFERLGRTLLYLCAGEKEAEEAARELTAYLGPDAVLPFPSIEATPYEQVPPHLPSVHGRIRALHRLLSGLPAVVVGSIAAAAEKTLPPEAFVDAVDAISPGDTLDVEAFAARLVTLGYARLPAAVDPGDFAVRGGIVDVYSPAHPLPARLLMDGDTVESVRWFHPSTQRTVAAGARADGEPGRGERFVVLPCSQVITRDDYLSAACDGRAEDPEDNEQAPKRGPASGSFAWKEALRQGIRFHGADALLPRLYGHAAPVFSYLPADALVVVVDSVECAAAARNAFEEAEERYSLVGEEEGYPAPSELVVPEAELVAALSCVPMLAFDGIEVPPFGRKEPLRGDAGVDGNEEIRRSTATASSEGLLYPLAEEAKAWWKREDRFIVSSLSPSQVDRMEDFLSRYAVPLSRVDSLREALSRNRGVFLCGSEVTRGFRAPELRTAIVTESEIFGEKARARRSRKERIAVPEEFSLADLRVNDPAVHVDHGIGIYRGLLRRVAAGTEGDYLVLEYAGGDRLFVPVEKMSRVQRYVASEEGRAQLSRLGGTAWQRAKRKVRDDLLAMAQELVDLQAKRQVAEKAPVSPPDAVFREFEASFPHEETPDQEQVIREVLSDLSSTRPMDRLVCGDVGYGKTEVAVRAAFQVVMAGKQTAVLVPTTLLAEQHYQTFTRRLAGYPVRVANLSRFGTRKDQAAVVKGVANGTVDVVIGTHRLLQRDVTFNDLGLVVIDEEQRFGVAHKERLKRMRAAVDVLTLSATPIPRTLHMAFSGIRDVSLIATPPEDRLSIRTFVVPFSGETIREAVDREIRRGGQVFFVHNRVQTLPAMERYLRELLPDARIAVGHGQMDEETLSVAMDDFASRRADILLCTAIIEAGLDLPNANTILVNHAHRFGLAQLYQLRGRVGRDRHRAYAYFVVPKDVALTRDATRRLAVLEELTELGSGFRVASHDLEIRGAGNLLGKDQSGQIHQVGYELYTQLLSETVAEISGKTSSQEEEPELELRVPAFLPDDYIEEAGERLEFYRKLSSAKTVDAADEIEMALLDRFGRLPVPARALCDLARMRSAMRSAGVAELKRGDGSLFLTLSAHSPFDRAKLVSWVTRERKTFSFVRGEILAMRLPGQDPAEVLAAAKNLLSRFGTGSTM; from the coding sequence ATGATGTTTCCCCTCCCCCGTCTGTCCTTCGAGCACGTCGCCCTCGCTCTCGCGAAGCGCGGAACCTCTCCCTGCGTGCAGTGGATGCGGATCCCGTCCGGGGCGAGGTCGTTCCTCGCCGCCCGTCTCTTCGAGCGCCTCGGCCGCACGCTCCTGTACCTGTGCGCCGGCGAGAAGGAGGCGGAGGAGGCGGCCCGGGAACTGACCGCCTATCTTGGGCCCGACGCGGTCCTCCCGTTCCCTTCCATCGAGGCGACGCCGTACGAGCAGGTCCCCCCGCACCTCCCCTCGGTCCACGGCCGGATCCGCGCGCTGCACCGGCTCCTTTCCGGCCTCCCCGCCGTGGTCGTCGGATCGATCGCGGCGGCGGCGGAGAAGACGCTCCCCCCCGAGGCGTTCGTCGATGCGGTCGACGCGATATCCCCGGGAGACACGCTCGATGTCGAGGCGTTCGCGGCGCGCCTCGTGACCCTCGGGTACGCCCGCCTTCCCGCGGCGGTCGACCCGGGGGATTTCGCGGTGCGCGGGGGGATCGTCGACGTGTACAGCCCGGCCCATCCGCTCCCGGCGCGGCTCCTGATGGACGGCGACACCGTCGAGTCGGTGCGGTGGTTCCACCCGTCGACGCAGCGCACGGTGGCGGCGGGAGCGCGGGCGGACGGAGAACCCGGGCGGGGGGAACGGTTCGTGGTTCTTCCGTGCTCCCAGGTGATCACGCGGGACGACTACCTGTCCGCGGCATGCGACGGGCGCGCCGAGGATCCCGAAGACAATGAGCAAGCCCCCAAAAGGGGGCCAGCCTCAGGGTCCTTTGCCTGGAAGGAGGCCCTTCGGCAGGGGATCCGGTTTCACGGCGCGGACGCCCTCCTTCCACGCCTCTACGGTCACGCCGCCCCGGTCTTTTCGTACCTTCCCGCGGACGCCCTCGTCGTGGTGGTCGACTCCGTGGAGTGCGCCGCCGCCGCCCGGAACGCCTTCGAGGAAGCGGAGGAGAGGTACTCCCTCGTGGGGGAGGAAGAGGGGTACCCCGCGCCGTCGGAGCTGGTCGTGCCGGAAGCCGAGCTGGTTGCCGCGCTCTCCTGCGTCCCGATGCTCGCATTCGACGGGATCGAGGTTCCCCCCTTCGGGCGGAAGGAGCCGCTGCGGGGGGACGCGGGGGTGGACGGGAACGAGGAGATCCGCCGAAGCACCGCCACCGCCTCCTCGGAAGGGCTCCTCTACCCGCTGGCCGAGGAGGCGAAGGCGTGGTGGAAGCGGGAGGACCGGTTCATCGTCAGTTCCCTCTCCCCGTCGCAGGTCGACCGGATGGAGGATTTCCTCTCCCGGTACGCCGTTCCGCTTTCCCGCGTCGACTCGCTGCGCGAGGCGCTGTCCCGGAACCGCGGGGTCTTCCTGTGCGGGTCGGAGGTCACGCGGGGGTTCCGGGCGCCGGAGCTTCGCACGGCGATCGTCACGGAGAGCGAGATCTTCGGGGAGAAGGCCCGGGCGCGCCGCTCGCGGAAGGAGCGGATCGCCGTCCCCGAAGAGTTCTCGCTCGCGGACCTGCGCGTGAACGACCCTGCGGTCCACGTCGATCACGGGATCGGGATCTACCGCGGCCTGCTGCGCCGGGTGGCCGCCGGGACCGAGGGGGACTACCTCGTCCTCGAGTACGCGGGGGGCGACCGCCTGTTCGTCCCCGTGGAAAAGATGTCCAGGGTGCAGCGGTACGTGGCGTCGGAGGAGGGGCGCGCGCAGTTGTCGCGTTTGGGAGGGACGGCGTGGCAGCGCGCCAAGCGGAAGGTGCGGGACGACCTGCTCGCGATGGCGCAGGAGCTGGTCGACCTGCAGGCGAAGCGCCAGGTGGCCGAGAAGGCTCCCGTTTCGCCGCCCGACGCGGTGTTCCGGGAATTCGAGGCGTCCTTCCCCCACGAGGAGACCCCGGACCAGGAGCAGGTGATCCGCGAGGTGCTGTCGGACCTCTCCTCCACCCGCCCGATGGACCGGCTCGTCTGCGGCGACGTGGGGTACGGCAAGACCGAGGTGGCGGTCCGCGCGGCGTTCCAGGTGGTGATGGCGGGGAAGCAGACGGCGGTTCTGGTTCCTACGACCCTCCTGGCCGAGCAGCATTACCAGACCTTCACCCGCCGCCTCGCGGGGTACCCCGTGCGGGTGGCGAACCTGTCGCGGTTCGGCACCCGGAAGGACCAGGCGGCGGTGGTGAAGGGGGTGGCGAACGGCACGGTGGACGTCGTCATCGGCACCCACAGGCTCCTGCAGAGAGACGTGACGTTCAATGATCTCGGGCTCGTGGTGATCGACGAGGAGCAGCGGTTCGGAGTGGCGCACAAGGAACGGTTGAAGAGGATGCGCGCCGCCGTCGACGTCCTGACGCTGTCGGCCACTCCGATCCCGCGCACGCTGCACATGGCGTTCTCGGGGATCCGGGACGTGAGCCTGATCGCCACCCCGCCCGAGGACCGGCTCTCGATCCGCACCTTCGTCGTCCCCTTCTCGGGGGAGACGATCCGGGAGGCGGTGGATCGGGAGATCCGCCGGGGCGGGCAGGTCTTCTTCGTCCACAACCGGGTGCAGACCCTCCCCGCGATGGAGCGGTACCTGCGCGAGCTGCTCCCCGACGCGCGGATCGCCGTGGGGCACGGGCAGATGGACGAGGAGACCCTTTCGGTCGCCATGGACGACTTCGCGTCGCGCCGCGCCGACATCCTCCTGTGCACCGCGATCATCGAGGCCGGGCTGGACCTTCCCAACGCGAACACGATCCTCGTGAACCACGCGCACCGGTTCGGGCTGGCCCAGCTGTACCAGCTCCGGGGCCGCGTGGGCCGCGACCGCCACCGGGCGTACGCGTACTTCGTCGTCCCGAAAGACGTGGCCCTCACCAGGGACGCCACCCGGCGGCTCGCCGTGCTCGAGGAGCTCACGGAGCTCGGCTCGGGGTTCCGGGTCGCCTCCCACGACCTCGAGATCCGGGGCGCGGGGAATCTTCTCGGGAAGGACCAGTCGGGGCAGATCCACCAGGTGGGGTACGAGCTGTACACGCAGCTGCTCTCCGAGACGGTGGCGGAAATCTCGGGGAAGACCTCCTCGCAGGAGGAGGAGCCGGAACTGGAGCTTCGCGTCCCGGCGTTCCTCCCGGACGACTACATCGAGGAGGCCGGGGAACGCCTGGAGTTCTACCGGAAGCTGTCGTCGGCGAAGACCGTGGACGCCGCCGACGAGATCGAGATGGCGCTGCTGGACCGGTTCGGCCGGCTTCCCGTTCCCGCCCGCGCGCTGTGCGACCTGGCGCGGATGCGCTCCGCGATGCGCTCCGCGGGAGTGGCGGAGCTCAAGCGCGGGGACGGCTCCCTGTTCCTCACCCTTTCCGCCCACTCCCCGTTCGACCGGGCGAAACTGGTCTCCTGGGTGACGCGGGAACGGAAGACCTTCTCCTTCGTCCGCGGGGAGATCCTCGCGATGCGCCTTCCGGGCCAGGATCCCGCGGAGGTCCTTGCGGCGGCGAAAAACCTGTTGAGCCGGTTCGGCACCGGCAGTACCATGTAA
- the nadA gene encoding quinolinate synthase NadA: MRKELSALKAEIGKLRSERKAILLAHNYQRDEVQEIADITGDSLGLSQEAAKTNADVIVFCGVHFMAESAAILSPGKTVLLPREDAGCPMADMITGPDLAAYREAHPGAVVVTYVNSSAEVKALSDVCCTSGNAVNVVKSIPAGKEIYMVPDRNLAQWVAKVSGRRLTWWDGYCPTHERLTVDATVKAKEAHPDAVLVVHPECPPEVVAMADAVLSTAGMYAWCRRSPAKEFIVGTEMGILYRLRKENPGKRFHTASRALLCPNMKLTTLEDVRDALVSLSPVVTVPEEVRVRAKAALDAMLAVPRDAA; this comes from the coding sequence ATGCGGAAGGAACTGTCGGCCCTCAAGGCGGAGATCGGGAAACTGCGTTCGGAGCGCAAGGCGATCCTGCTGGCGCACAACTACCAGCGGGACGAGGTTCAGGAGATCGCGGACATCACGGGCGACTCGCTGGGGCTCTCGCAGGAGGCGGCGAAGACGAATGCGGACGTGATCGTCTTCTGCGGCGTCCACTTCATGGCCGAGAGCGCCGCGATCCTGTCTCCGGGGAAGACCGTGCTGCTGCCGCGCGAGGACGCGGGGTGCCCGATGGCGGACATGATCACCGGGCCCGACCTCGCTGCGTACCGGGAAGCGCATCCCGGCGCCGTCGTCGTGACGTACGTCAACTCCTCCGCGGAGGTGAAAGCCCTCTCCGACGTCTGCTGCACCTCGGGCAACGCGGTGAACGTGGTGAAGTCGATCCCGGCGGGGAAGGAGATCTACATGGTCCCCGACCGGAACCTCGCGCAGTGGGTGGCGAAGGTGTCGGGCCGCCGGCTCACGTGGTGGGACGGCTACTGCCCGACCCACGAGCGGCTGACCGTCGACGCGACGGTGAAGGCGAAGGAGGCCCACCCCGACGCCGTGCTCGTGGTCCACCCCGAGTGCCCGCCCGAGGTGGTGGCGATGGCGGACGCGGTACTTTCGACGGCGGGGATGTACGCCTGGTGCCGGCGCTCCCCGGCGAAGGAGTTCATCGTCGGCACGGAGATGGGGATCCTGTACCGGCTCCGGAAGGAGAACCCGGGGAAGCGGTTCCACACCGCTTCGCGCGCCCTCCTGTGCCCGAACATGAAGCTTACGACGCTCGAGGACGTGCGGGACGCGCTCGTCTCCCTCTCGCCGGTCGTCACGGTCCCCGAAGAGGTGCGGGTCCGTGCGAAGGCGGCCCTCGACGCGATGCTCGCCGTTCCCCGCGACGCGGCGTGA
- a CDS encoding tetratricopeptide repeat protein, protein MAGAWRIGLLCGALLLAAACADPARERFERAEKELLSQKMEAALADYRYIARDHPQSRFAPAALLRQGDLYGGYYRNFPAALEAYESLVYNYPRSSEVPRALLRTAEIHLLQYLDPPSAAADLERVRKEFPRFEGTDEVLFLLARVYGAAGEDERQAAALAELIDRFPKSNRAAEGRWMLAYALLGQRRYADADREFRKLLYLSTGRESTAQARWGMAQSLEGMGDLQGAIAQYEALQGDEGDPAHVAEKIERLKARLGKQ, encoded by the coding sequence ATGGCGGGGGCGTGGAGGATCGGGCTCCTGTGCGGGGCGCTGCTGCTTGCCGCGGCGTGCGCCGACCCGGCCCGGGAGCGGTTCGAGCGGGCAGAGAAGGAGCTCCTGTCGCAGAAGATGGAGGCGGCCCTCGCCGACTACCGGTACATCGCCCGGGACCATCCGCAGTCGCGGTTCGCCCCGGCCGCCCTCTTGCGCCAGGGGGACCTCTACGGCGGCTACTACCGGAACTTCCCCGCGGCGCTCGAGGCGTACGAATCCCTGGTGTACAACTACCCGAGGTCGTCCGAGGTGCCGCGCGCGCTGCTGCGGACCGCGGAGATCCACCTGCTGCAGTACCTCGACCCCCCCTCGGCGGCAGCGGATCTGGAGCGGGTCCGGAAGGAGTTCCCGCGGTTCGAGGGGACGGACGAGGTGCTCTTCCTCCTCGCGCGGGTATATGGCGCCGCGGGGGAAGACGAGCGGCAGGCGGCGGCGCTCGCCGAACTGATCGATCGGTTTCCCAAGTCGAACCGCGCGGCGGAGGGGCGATGGATGCTGGCGTACGCGCTCCTCGGGCAGCGCCGGTACGCCGACGCGGACCGGGAGTTCCGCAAGCTCCTGTATCTTTCAACGGGGCGCGAATCGACGGCGCAGGCGCGCTGGGGGATGGCGCAGTCGCTCGAGGGGATGGGGGACCTCCAGGGGGCGATCGCCCAATACGAGGCGCTGCAGGGAGACGAGGGCGACCCGGCGCACGTTGCGGAGAAGATCGAGCGGCTGAAGGCCCGCCTCGGGAAGCAGTGA
- the pdxA gene encoding 4-hydroxythreonine-4-phosphate dehydrogenase PdxA — MLPKIAITMGDPAGIGPEVAVLAHAREELFSRCRPVVYGDPAILRRAVQVTGVSLAVAREDEGPGPGRIAVAARSSLDPGQVPFGRPSLPGSVAMTGYIRSATQDVLSGKAAAIVTCPITKEGLKAAGVPFPGHTEFLAHLCGGADVAMMLAGDRLRVALVTIHVGLRRALELLSPALIERTVRITDAFFRRYMGTPLPRIAVAALNPHAGEGGMFGDDEPTLIAPAISACRAAGIDASGPYPPDTIFSRAYRGEFDVVVAMTHDHGLIPLKLVHFDDGVNVTMGLPIIRTSVDHGTAYDIAGKGTANPASLLAAVRMAAGMATTPPGAASPGGQGEARA, encoded by the coding sequence ATGCTGCCGAAGATCGCCATCACGATGGGGGACCCCGCCGGGATCGGCCCGGAGGTCGCCGTCCTCGCCCACGCGCGGGAGGAGCTCTTCTCCCGGTGCCGCCCGGTGGTGTACGGCGACCCGGCGATCCTGCGGCGCGCGGTGCAGGTGACGGGCGTGTCCCTCGCGGTCGCACGGGAAGATGAGGGGCCCGGACCCGGGCGGATCGCCGTCGCGGCCCGCTCCTCCCTCGACCCGGGCCAGGTCCCGTTCGGACGCCCCTCCCTGCCCGGCTCCGTCGCGATGACCGGGTATATCCGATCCGCGACGCAGGACGTTCTCTCCGGCAAGGCCGCGGCGATCGTCACCTGCCCGATCACGAAGGAAGGGTTGAAGGCGGCGGGCGTTCCATTCCCCGGCCACACCGAGTTCCTCGCCCACCTGTGCGGCGGCGCCGACGTGGCGATGATGCTGGCGGGCGACCGGCTGCGCGTCGCCCTGGTCACGATCCACGTCGGATTGCGCCGCGCCCTGGAACTTCTCTCTCCCGCGCTCATCGAAAGGACCGTGCGCATCACCGACGCTTTCTTCCGCAGGTACATGGGGACTCCCTTGCCGCGGATCGCCGTGGCGGCGCTGAACCCCCACGCGGGCGAAGGGGGGATGTTCGGCGACGACGAGCCGACGCTCATCGCGCCGGCGATCTCGGCCTGCCGGGCGGCGGGGATCGACGCCTCGGGTCCGTACCCCCCCGACACGATCTTTTCCCGCGCGTACCGGGGGGAGTTCGACGTCGTCGTCGCGATGACGCACGACCACGGCCTCATCCCCCTGAAGCTCGTCCACTTCGACGACGGGGTGAACGTGACGATGGGCCTGCCGATCATCCGGACCTCGGTGGACCACGGCACCGCCTACGACATCGCCGGGAAGGGGACCGCGAACCCCGCGAGCTTGCTGGCCGCCGTCCGGATGGCGGCGGGGATGGCCACCACCCCGCCGGGGGCGGCCTCCCCCGGGGGGCAAGGCGAGGCGAGGGCGTAG